One region of Triticum aestivum cultivar Chinese Spring chromosome 6B, IWGSC CS RefSeq v2.1, whole genome shotgun sequence genomic DNA includes:
- the LOC123138452 gene encoding uncharacterized protein isoform X1, translated as MPRAAPGLGFPAAAADPAPERRHPPSSRRKKPPPRRRRPAPPTPPAPPEGPRGAADPDPGLLHPRGGSHASRATAPRGEDGDDDEDEGGYDAAGLEEAAAGDSFSHSLKAECQKQLQRRAEARPPAPAHELGNGDAFGGIELLVLSPRCLLGAAVGGMSKSSTASSRSRSGTFPSPGTPNYNRHCAGNMQYPKGWSSERVPLGAGANRRYGGSGVVLPFNNGRKLPSKWEDAEKWILSPVSCDGMGRMSAPAPHHRRPKSKSGPLGHPAGVPGAYASVSPMIPCFDGVLAAANFAAHSPFSAGVLMPGHARNGDFSSGRARSGDDGSSRSYSAEKEPYIWRSASTHAWTETLMEASAFAHISEEAAQDDVLQGQQGATPVISSPIIKKDVATQMSPDDSIISSSPKARHSCSSLPSGHAIRESNSHTPKVEVRDVQVDDQVTVTRWSKRHVTRGSDKRSTNIVEWRKKTTEARAPSFDEKERERCISKCKREEAKITAWENLQKAKAEAAIRKLEMKLEKKRSSSMDRILGKLRSAQKKAQGMRTTVSVSEDQCAVSEDQCAVRATKKASLRRTSKPFSCCFTYHAC; from the exons ATGCCACGCGCCGCGCCCGGGCTAGGGTTCCCCGCCGCAGCCGCCGACCCAGCGCCCGAGCGCCGCCACCCTCCGTCCTCCCGGCGGAAGAAGCCGCCGCCGCGCCGAAGGCGCCCCGCACCGCCAACGCCACCCGCG CCGCCGGAGGGGCCACGCGGTGCAGCCGATCCAGATCCGGGCCTCCTCCACCCCCGCGGCGGCAGCCACGCCTCGCGCGCCACAGCTCCCAGAG GcgaggacggcgacgacgacgaggacgagggaGGCTACGACGCGGCGGgcttggaggaggcggcggccggcgactcCTTCTCCCACTCGCTGAAAG CAGAGTGCCAGAAGCAGCTGCAGCGCAGGGCGGAGGCGCGGCCGCCGGCGCCCGCGCATGAGCTCGGCAACGGCGACGCGTTCGGGGGGATCGAGCTGCTCGTGCTCTCGCCGAGGTGCTTGCTCGGGGCTGCCGTGGGAGGGATGAGCAAGAGCTCGACCGCGTCGTCCAGAAGCAGATCAGGCACGTTTCCGAGCCCCGGGACGCCCAACTACAACCGGCATTGCGCTGGCAACATGCAGTACCCCAAGGGCTGGAGCTCGGAGCGGGTGCCGCTGGGGGCAGGCGCCAACAGGAGGTATGGGGGCAGCGGGGTCGTGCTCCCTTTCAACAATGGGAGGAAGCTGCCGTCGAAATGGGAGGACGCCGAGAAGTGGATCCTGAGCCCGGTTTCCTGTGATGGGATGGGGAGGATGTCGGCACCGGCGCCGCATCATAGACGGCCAAAGTCCAAGAGTGGGCCGCTTGGTCACCCTGCTGGTGTTCCAGGAGCTTATGCATCTGTTTCGCCGATGATTCCCTGCTTCGATGGTGTTCTGGCGGCCGCTAATTTTGCGGCTCATTCGCCTTTCTCTGCCGGGGTTCTCATGCCAGGGCACGCGCGCAACGGTGACTTCAGCAGTGGGAGAGCCAGAAGTGGGGATGATGGAAGCAGTAGGTCGTATTCGGCTGAGAAGGAACCGTATATATGGAGATCAGCAAGTACACACGCGTGGACAGAAACACTTATGGAGGCATCTGCCTTTGCTCATATCTCAGAGGAAGCTGCACAAG ATGATGTCTTACAAGGCCAACAAGGAGCAACTCCTGTGATTTCCAGTCCAATCATAAAGAAAGATGTTGCCACACAAATGAGTCCTGATGACAGTATAATATCGTCCTCCCCAAAAGCGAGGCATTCCTGCTCCAGCTTGCCGTCAGGACATGCTATTAGAGAATCAAATAGTCATACACCTAAGGTTGAAGTTAGGGATGTGCAGGTAGATGATCAAGTAACTGTTACCCGGTGGTCCAAGCGACATGTAACACGAGGCTCTGATAAGCGATCAACAAATATTGTTGAATGGAGGAAGAAGACTACAGAGGCCCGGGCTCCATCTTTTgatgaaaaagaaagagaaagatgCATATCAAA GTGCAAGAGAGAGGAAGCAAAGATCACTGCTTGGGAAAATCTGCAGAAAGCAAAAGCAGAGGCAGCAATTCGGAAGTTGGAG ATGAAGCTTGAAAAGAagaggtcatcatcgatggatAGAATTTTGGGCAAACTACGTTCTGCTCAAAAGAAAGCACAAGGCATGCGCACTACAGTTTCTGTCAGTGAGGATCAGTGTGCTGTCAGTGAAGATCAGTGTGCTGTGAGGGCAACCAAGAAGGCATCCTTGAGAAGGACTAGCAAGCCTTTCAGCTGCTGTTTCACCTATCATGCTTGCTAG
- the LOC123138452 gene encoding proline-rich protein 12 isoform X2 produces the protein MPRAAPGLGFPAAAADPAPERRHPPSSRRKKPPPRRRRPAPPTPPAPPEGPRGAADPDPGLLHPRGGSHASRATAPRGEDGDDDEDEGGYDAAGLEEAAAGDSFSHSLKECQKQLQRRAEARPPAPAHELGNGDAFGGIELLVLSPRCLLGAAVGGMSKSSTASSRSRSGTFPSPGTPNYNRHCAGNMQYPKGWSSERVPLGAGANRRYGGSGVVLPFNNGRKLPSKWEDAEKWILSPVSCDGMGRMSAPAPHHRRPKSKSGPLGHPAGVPGAYASVSPMIPCFDGVLAAANFAAHSPFSAGVLMPGHARNGDFSSGRARSGDDGSSRSYSAEKEPYIWRSASTHAWTETLMEASAFAHISEEAAQDDVLQGQQGATPVISSPIIKKDVATQMSPDDSIISSSPKARHSCSSLPSGHAIRESNSHTPKVEVRDVQVDDQVTVTRWSKRHVTRGSDKRSTNIVEWRKKTTEARAPSFDEKERERCISKCKREEAKITAWENLQKAKAEAAIRKLEMKLEKKRSSSMDRILGKLRSAQKKAQGMRTTVSVSEDQCAVSEDQCAVRATKKASLRRTSKPFSCCFTYHAC, from the exons ATGCCACGCGCCGCGCCCGGGCTAGGGTTCCCCGCCGCAGCCGCCGACCCAGCGCCCGAGCGCCGCCACCCTCCGTCCTCCCGGCGGAAGAAGCCGCCGCCGCGCCGAAGGCGCCCCGCACCGCCAACGCCACCCGCG CCGCCGGAGGGGCCACGCGGTGCAGCCGATCCAGATCCGGGCCTCCTCCACCCCCGCGGCGGCAGCCACGCCTCGCGCGCCACAGCTCCCAGAG GcgaggacggcgacgacgacgaggacgagggaGGCTACGACGCGGCGGgcttggaggaggcggcggccggcgactcCTTCTCCCACTCGCTGAAAG AGTGCCAGAAGCAGCTGCAGCGCAGGGCGGAGGCGCGGCCGCCGGCGCCCGCGCATGAGCTCGGCAACGGCGACGCGTTCGGGGGGATCGAGCTGCTCGTGCTCTCGCCGAGGTGCTTGCTCGGGGCTGCCGTGGGAGGGATGAGCAAGAGCTCGACCGCGTCGTCCAGAAGCAGATCAGGCACGTTTCCGAGCCCCGGGACGCCCAACTACAACCGGCATTGCGCTGGCAACATGCAGTACCCCAAGGGCTGGAGCTCGGAGCGGGTGCCGCTGGGGGCAGGCGCCAACAGGAGGTATGGGGGCAGCGGGGTCGTGCTCCCTTTCAACAATGGGAGGAAGCTGCCGTCGAAATGGGAGGACGCCGAGAAGTGGATCCTGAGCCCGGTTTCCTGTGATGGGATGGGGAGGATGTCGGCACCGGCGCCGCATCATAGACGGCCAAAGTCCAAGAGTGGGCCGCTTGGTCACCCTGCTGGTGTTCCAGGAGCTTATGCATCTGTTTCGCCGATGATTCCCTGCTTCGATGGTGTTCTGGCGGCCGCTAATTTTGCGGCTCATTCGCCTTTCTCTGCCGGGGTTCTCATGCCAGGGCACGCGCGCAACGGTGACTTCAGCAGTGGGAGAGCCAGAAGTGGGGATGATGGAAGCAGTAGGTCGTATTCGGCTGAGAAGGAACCGTATATATGGAGATCAGCAAGTACACACGCGTGGACAGAAACACTTATGGAGGCATCTGCCTTTGCTCATATCTCAGAGGAAGCTGCACAAG ATGATGTCTTACAAGGCCAACAAGGAGCAACTCCTGTGATTTCCAGTCCAATCATAAAGAAAGATGTTGCCACACAAATGAGTCCTGATGACAGTATAATATCGTCCTCCCCAAAAGCGAGGCATTCCTGCTCCAGCTTGCCGTCAGGACATGCTATTAGAGAATCAAATAGTCATACACCTAAGGTTGAAGTTAGGGATGTGCAGGTAGATGATCAAGTAACTGTTACCCGGTGGTCCAAGCGACATGTAACACGAGGCTCTGATAAGCGATCAACAAATATTGTTGAATGGAGGAAGAAGACTACAGAGGCCCGGGCTCCATCTTTTgatgaaaaagaaagagaaagatgCATATCAAA GTGCAAGAGAGAGGAAGCAAAGATCACTGCTTGGGAAAATCTGCAGAAAGCAAAAGCAGAGGCAGCAATTCGGAAGTTGGAG ATGAAGCTTGAAAAGAagaggtcatcatcgatggatAGAATTTTGGGCAAACTACGTTCTGCTCAAAAGAAAGCACAAGGCATGCGCACTACAGTTTCTGTCAGTGAGGATCAGTGTGCTGTCAGTGAAGATCAGTGTGCTGTGAGGGCAACCAAGAAGGCATCCTTGAGAAGGACTAGCAAGCCTTTCAGCTGCTGTTTCACCTATCATGCTTGCTAG
- the LOC123134665 gene encoding putative mannan endo-1,4-beta-mannosidase 9, giving the protein MGTSNARRLMVLSCLAVLALAAGARRPSVHHAAAPSAAAPAPSNGGVAEGKVRGFARADGARFTVGGRPFYPNGFNAYWLMYMASNPGDRSKVLATLDQASRIGATVIRTWAFNDAGSNRPLQITPGVYSEDVFLGLDFVIAEAKKRGLYLILSLANNWGDFGGRRQYVQWAKDQGHNLGSDDDFFTDRHTQRFYMNHIKRVLTRVNNFTGVAYKDEPSIFAWELMNEPRVPSDLSGKTMQAWVALMSSYVKSVDGKHMVEIGLEGFYGDSAPQRKRFNPGGNYSAGTDFIGNNRISTVDFATIHSYPDQWVPGSTSEQQVEFMKKWMASHTEDAAAALRKPLLVAEFGWKSSGNAVAARDDYFRMVYDAIYASVKGGGPCAGGLFWQVMAPGMESWTDGYEVVLERSPSTTAVVSQECTRIGGITP; this is encoded by the exons ATGGGCACCAGCAACGCCCGGCGGCTGATGGTCCTGTCGTGCCTGGCCGTCCTGGCCCTCGCGGCCGGGGCGCGCCGGCCGAGCGTCCACCACGCCGCCGCACCAAGCGCTGCGGCGCCGGCTCCCAGCAATGGGGGAGTAGCAGAGGGGAAGGTCCGCGGGTTCGCGAGGGCGGACGGGGCGCGGTTCACGGTGGGCGGCCGGCCGTTCTACCCGAACGGCTTCAACGCGTACTGGCTCATGTACATGGCGTCCAACCCCGGCGACCGGAGCAAGGTGCTCGCCACGCTGGACCAGGCGTCCCGCATCGGCGCGACGGTCATCAGGACCTGGGCCTTCAACGACGCGGGCAGCAACCGGCCGCTGCAGATTACCCCCGGCGTCTACAGCGAGGACGTGTTCCTG GGACTAGACTTCGTGATCGCCGAAGCGAAGAAGCGAGGTCTCTACTTGATCCTGAGCCTGGCGAACAACTGGGGTGACTTTGGCGGGAGGAGACAGTACGTGCAGTGGGCTAAGGACCAGGGCCACAACTTGGGCTCCGACGACGACTTCTTCACGGACCGCCACACCCAGCGCTTCTACATGAACCACATCAAG AGGGTCCTCACGAGAGTCAACAACTTCACGGGTGTGGCGTACAAGGACGAGCCCAGCATCTTTGCATGGGAGCTGATGAACGAGCCCCGCGTCCCCAGCGACCTCTCCGGGAAGACCATGCAGGCCTGGGTGGCGCTCATGTCCTCCTACGTCAAGTCCGTCGACGGTAAGCACATGGTGGAGATCGGCCTCGAGGGCTTCTACGGGGACTCCGCGCCGCAGCGCAAGCGGTTCAACCCCGGTGGGAATTACAGCGCGGGCACCGACTTCATCGGAAACAACcgcatctccaccgtcgacttcgCCACCATCCACTCCTACCCCGACCAATG GGTGCCGGGGTCGACAAGCGAGCAGCAGGTGGAGTTCATGAAGAAATGGATGGCGTCGCACaccgaggacgcggcggcggcgctgcggaaGCCGCTGCTGGTGGCGGAGTTCGGATGGAAGTCCAGCGGCAACGCGGTGGCGGCGCGCGACGACTACTTCCGCATGGTGTACGACGCCATCTACGCGTCGGTGAAGGGGGGCGGGCCGTGCGCCGGGGGCCTCTTCTGGCAGGTCATGGCGCCCGGGATGGAGAGCTGGACCGACGGCTACGAGGTCGTGCTTGAGCGTAGCCCCTCCACCACCGCCGTGGTCTCCCAGGAGTGCACTAGGATCGGCGGAATCACGCCGTGA